From Ptychodera flava strain L36383 chromosome 2, AS_Pfla_20210202, whole genome shotgun sequence, the proteins below share one genomic window:
- the LOC139147881 gene encoding galanin receptor 2b-like — MTGNHTNETETDSGWTDSSSDASKVEIILDVFYGIIGVLGVTGNLIVILVVFRVKTFRSLTNVLIAHQSIIDMLSSFLLLILNLGPVIIAPPGVWGSFLCKVWISRYLMWAVITVSTLNLVAITMERYFAIVHPIRHHNSFNMKKVKIIFLVEWLLGILVELYWALIQENYNGYCIPIWPSLFVQYLCGTMVFAFQCFIPIAGMAFAYVRIAIALSKQAREGDSVMQRSRRNVIKTLVLVVIAYAICWTPNAFAFYQYNLGGYLDFNAPFTHYTTISAFANMCINPLIYAWKYDSFREGLKKIFCNKQNQVASVSMEDGANPTGANSTVTTTTTALQLPQAVA; from the coding sequence ATGACGGGTAACCATACAAATGAAACGGAAACGGATTCTGGGTGGACTGATTCATCCTCAGACGCCAGCAAAGTTGAGATTATACTCGATGTATTTTACGGCATCATCGGCGTGCTGGGAGTTACGGGTAATCTGATTGTTATCCTGGTTGTGTTTCGAGTCAAGACCTTTCGCTCACTCACCAACGTCCTGATCGCACACCAGTCAATCATCGATATGTTGAGCTCCTTCCTGCTACTAATCCTCAACCTCGGCCCGGTCATCATAGCGCCCCCTGGCGTCTGGGGTAGCTTCCTGTGCAAAGTGTGGATCTCGCGATATCTCATGTGGGCCGTGATCACGGTGTCGACCCTTAACCTGGTGGCCATAACCATGGAGCGCTACTTCGCCATTGTGCATCCAATTCGCCATCATAATAGTTTCAACATGAAGAAAGTCAAGATAATTTTTTTAGTGGAGTGGCTCCTAGGTATTTTGGTCGAGTTGTATTGGGCGCTGATCCAAGAGAATTATAATGGCTACTGCATCCCCATCTGGCCAAGTCTATTTGTACAGTACCTCTGTGGCACTATGGTCTTTGCTTTCCAGTGCTTCATCCCCATTGCTGGGATGGCGTTTGCTTATGTGAGAATCGCCATCGCTCTGTCGAAGCAGGCCAGGGAGGGCGACAGCGTCATGCAGCGATCCCGCCGCAATGTAATCAAGACGCTCGTCTTGGTGGTCATCGCGTACGCGATTTGTTGGACGCCAAACGCGTTTGCCTTCTATCAGTACAATCTTGGCGGCTACCTGGATTTCAACGCGCCCTTCACTCACTACACAACCATCTCAGCGTTCGCAAATATGTGCATCAACCCGCTGATATACGCCTGGAAGTATGACAGCTTCAGAGAGGGGCTTAAGAAAATATTCTGCAATAAACAGAATCAAGTGGCGAGTGTTTCCATGGAAGATGGCGCAAATCCTACGGGTGCAAATTCTACCGTGACGACCACTACAACAGCACTTCAGCTACCACAGGCAGTGGCATAG